The genomic region CACACTATCAAAATTGGCACTGGccttgattttggccttttttttttataaggtaagaaaactaggttgatcctctaggataggaccaacctatctcatcctttcgaatgaggaaggtaagttgaagccaccggctatcaaaccacctcgaaagagttggacatgaatgtccaatagaagccatgaagtcagcaaccttgttggcttcacgaaagcaatgtttaattatcacttcatcgaaaaaatgaaggtctaatttcacattcttaataatactagaaatttcccaaggaatttgcaGGGTACCTCTAATCGAGTTAATCtaaatttggtgggaaaaacctagaaacggtttcctaaagctaaattttgacggatcgagaatagaaggtaataaagctgccTTAGGATATTcaataagagatcacaatggtaaagtcgttttgttaggagcaaaaaagtgcggttccaatagtattcttgttgcggaagctctcgctttaaaagaaggcatCTTAGCAGCTAAATATTTAGGAAtatcaaagttaattgtggagggtgataatttatgtgtgatTAACTCGATTAGAGATGCCTTGATTTTGGTGAAAATAATTCGCAAGTCTTACCCCTTTATATTGGTGAGATGAGAGAAGACTTTATTTATTTAAGGtgttgctctttcacatacgccttttactctttcacatactttttttcataaaatttccATACTCTACCCTTTTCCTAAATCTAAACAAATTAGGTTTTTTATATACCATTCTCCTAAAATTAAAACCTAATCTTCTAAAACTTGAACAATGAATTACAATTCTTCAAATTCTTCGATCTCCCTTCACCGGTCTCCCTTCAATCTTATTGTGTTAGCTCTGATGACTTCTTTACTATTAGCTGTCCGGTCTTACTTTAGCAGGGACTAAGTAATTCCTGTGATCGTGCGTTTTTAAATGTTCACACTAAGATCTGTGCTAGATTATACGAGTAAGTATATGCAGTAGCTTATATATCCCACTGAtaattactccctccgtttcCATCATTTGTTTATTCTTCGTgacgggtattttaatcaaatgtaaacaaatgattgagacggaaaaGTACAATGCAATTAACTAAAAACTATGATCATTCATACATTGGAATCATCTTGAGAGCCAAAACCCCGAGGATTAGAAGACTGAGAATCCGAACATCGAACCCGAAACCCAAACCCAGAAGAATAATGGTGGTGCTGACAATGTTTAATGATGAAATTGCCAGAAAAATTCAATGGGGTAAACCACTGTCGAATTATAAATGACATCACAGTGAAAAGAGTGACTTGATGTACATTGGGAACTAGGAAGGCAAATACGACAGTTAGCTGTAAACCACTGTCGAATTTGAGTaaataataaagataataataataataataataatggtggcGGTGGTAGCCGGTGGTGGGCTGGGGAAGGAGGGTTGTGCGGTGGTAGCCGGACTCGGAATCGCAGGGGGATGGGAGGGGAGTGCGTGCGACAGTCGCAGGGGGAAGGGAGACCGGTGCAGGGGTGGCTGGCCGAGGTCGAGGCCGAGGGGGATCGGTGTCGGCGGAGTGGCGGGGAGTGGGGAGTGCGGCCGGCGAGATGGTGGTTAATGGAGGTGTGTGGTGGTTAATGGAGATGGGTGAAGGGGATTAGGGAAGGGAGAGAAATAATTGATTGGGGAAAAGGATGAAGAAATGACAAGGGTAACCTTGTAAAttacgtatgtgaaagagtaaaaggcgtatgtgaaaaagcaataCCCTTTATTTATCAAGTCTTCCTTAGGAcaatatccgtcttaaataaaaCAGCTTAAATATTATTCACTTTTGCATATAAgataaatttgttttttttgtcATGCATTTTTTTGTCTCGTGTTAACTACTTAATCTGTCTTAAATTAAGGGTAAAGTAGTCACATGGGCaaatttattaactaatttatgttgatatttttttttttttttgttttttttttttgacagaaggACATTTTGTTATTAGGCCAATACTATACatacaaaataatattaataatggcGGATGGAGGAAACAATTAATTATTTTTCATGTCTAGTATGCTCACATAAGTGATGGTAGAGCAATGGTAAATACAATATTTCATGGACCATTGTATAACAACCCAAGTTCAAACTCCTTTGCATCCTTTTTACAAACTCTATTACTTCACCCTATTTTTGATATATCAACAATATAATACTCGATGACATCGGTTTTGTTTTCGAAAAACTATCACTTAATTTGTTTTTTTATCTTTTGAATTTTAAAAGCTTACATTTTCTATCCAAATTATTGCCTCAAAATCTCAAATGCCTAATTAGCatagataataataaaaaaaatcttTCAAATAGTATACTTTGTAATTTATACAAGCAAAAAAAGAACGATCAAAATATTGTGTGTTGTAGACGATAAAAAGTGGTAGCAAGGTCGTATTAAAGAAGAAATTTTATACATGATATACGTGGAAAAAATATGTGCCTACCCTAACCGAAAATCATACGTCCGCTCCTGATACAAATATACAATGGTCCTATCAAATAATTTGTAATTGCCACGAATATAAGGCCGCCCCTGATACAAATATACAATGTtcctattatttattttatttttggaaaACAGGAAAGTGGTGATTTAGCCCCATAACTTTTCATAATTGTGAAATTAAACCCCATAACTCTCAATTGGAGTAATTTAGCCCCAATACTTATACATAAAGTGAAATTCGGCCCTAATTCAAATTGTATCTAATATCTCCCTTGAAATCAATATCTCGTCAATTTCTCctcaaaaaaataagagaaaaacttATACTCTCCATATACGTATTACAATTTCACATTTTCGTACATATTTGTTTCTTCATAAACGATATACATTCTTCAAACTTctgtaataaaaaataaaaatcaaagcAGAGCAGCCATAAGCAAACACTCCCATGTCTGACATGTCTATATATTGAACAACCATATAATACAccaacacaaattctcactttagacaGACACTTTCTGTCTAAAGTCGTAGACAGATAGTGTCCCACTTGCTCTCTCACTTCCATTTTGTGAAAGGGCCACTATCCGTCTACAGGTTTAGATGCATAGTGTCCGTCTACAATGAGACGGATTGATATaccaaataataaatataaatattactCTAATTAATCTAATTTAGTAACAAAATAAGACGATGTAAATGATAATAACAAGAATATATTACCTTTTGAGTAAGGGAAGATTAGATTGGGGTAGAAATTGAGGTTTAGGTATTAAGATTTTGATGAGAATTTGGTGAGAATTTGAACTAGGGTCAAATTGCACATTATGTATAAGTAATGGGGCTAAATTACTTCAATTGAGAATTATGGGGCTTAATTTCCCAATTATAAAGAGTTATGAGGTTAAATCAATACTTCTCCGTTTTTGAAAATTATCGAATAAATGGGTGGATAAATGACAAAAATATGAGATTAATTATTGATGGACAATAACATGTGCTCAAAAGTGGGAGAACAATTCTATTTAGTTGTCCCATTCATTTGTGAAAGTTTTTATCCATACAATCTCTTTTTAGATTTTTTCGGTACATCAACTTATTTCAGCTAAATTTTGCGCAAAATATACCCATAACAcgtgaaaaaataaaaataatggtACATGAAGATGAGACGGATCTTCCTTAAACTCACGTGTGAGGTCCTGTTTTTTTCGGCTTAATTTTAACTCTTATTCTGCTCATTTTAACCCATTTCAGTTCAGCGAAGCTCACTTCAACTCAATTCAGTTCAGCTTGCTTATTTCAACTTTATTTATCTCAGTTAATTTCGATTCAGTTTAGCTTCATTCAACTCAATTCAACCCATCCAGTCAGTTCAATTTAGCTCAACTCCATTTAACCCAAAAAACAGGACCTAAATAGAGGCGATTATGGAGGGGGTGTAAGGGGTTCATCTGCACCCCTACAAACATCTGACTGATCAGAAATAAAattatcacaaaatctcattgaagacgggcgatatccgtcacaagcttgtgatagataccgttttctctcacaaaatacccattgagaggtgagtggaaagcacatggggggtgccccaccttgtcccctcaccctttttgtgagaggtcacaagcttgtgacgggattggtccgtcacaagcaagactagctgtaaAATTATTGTGTAGAAATAAGTCAATATTGTTACTTAGGTTCAGTGGTAAGGGGTTGTGTTTTCATACTAAAAGcagttaatagatcctacaaccagttgtacccaGTTGTATGCTCTAGAACCTGAGCTAtgtaataaagtttttgagttttgttttaaagaagtcgagtTATACCATAAAATTTCTGAACTCACTCAAAAACTTAACTTTAAGAAAGCTCAAAAAAATCacacataagctcgataagatataacttggttgtatgatgctattgtaccactggaggtataatgttatttgtgtACTAAAGGTCGGGGGATAAACTCTTGGTGTGGCCAAatttttttttcccttgttttggAAATAGAAATTGGCCTAATCTTTTCTAGAGTTGAAATAATATTAGTTGCCGGAATTTTAAATTCGTCCAACTAACTTTATGTTTATACATTGTTGATTTTTCACACCCCTATATACACATCCTAGAATCGTCACTGGACCTGATCGAGTATTACAAGTGGTCAAGCGGAAGTTGGAAGTACCCTCaaaattaacacaaattctcattgaagacggacactattcgtcacaagctgaagacggatagtaccTCTCTCATAATATGCAAGTGACACTATCCATAGGGTACTTCATTTCTCCCCCACTTGCCCTTCcacttgccttattgtgagagAGATATTATCCATCTTTAACTTGTGAcgaataatgtccgtcacaagcaagacgctttgcaaAATTAATGGCTTTTTGTTTGGACAAAAAAATTAATGGCTTTTTGTTATGTGATGGAGTATAGGGAGAGTTATTGGACGAAGTGGCCCAATAAATTGGAAGTGACTGCTGCTTATTCTTGGTCCTCTTGTTCAAGATGTCAAGTACTCCGTACTGTCGAGTGTCAAGTACTCCGTATTACTTGGAGAGTTGAAGCCTTGGAGGTGTCTAAAATCGGGTTTGGGCCAGATATGGGTCACGTTATAAAAGGAAATTTTGCCCCTTTTCACGGTAGCTAGCATGTCAAGCTAGAATAACGAGTCACTTATCATTGGCTTTATCCGCACTATCATTGTAGCTCGGGTAGCCCGTGAACAAACAACAATAGCAATAGTAGAACTTTATATAAAATAATGTAAAACAGATTTTGGAGGATCTATGTTTATAACATAGTTGGTTTACAAACCGTCATCAAAGTTAACGCCAGTAGCATCTAACCATTCTTGTCCCTGAATAAATTCCCCAACAGTAAACTGCTTAGCTTCAATTGGATCAGTAATCACATGATACCCAGTCCAGTTCACCCTCTTACTCGTATCCGAACCCGGCCCATAATTCATATACTCACCATAATACAAACTACTCAATGCAAAATCACCATCCCACGGAAACCAACCTGTTGGATCAACATGTCCCCTAATATTGGACTGCAGAACAACAGTTCTCGAATATTCCTTCCAAGGTCGGCCTAAGAAAGTCGGGAATTGGGTCGCGACAGGGGTTAGGTCTTCACTAGGAACAATGTCACAATACTGAATAGATGTACCGGTGTTTTGGTTAGGGTCTGTTCTGCCTTGTGCCGTGACCATGTTTTTCTGGCTAGTCATAGGCTTTCGAGCAATGAGCTGACAGTTTTGGAATACGACAGCTGCGTTTCCAAAAATGAAGTCGACGGTTCCTGTGATGGATGAGTCTGTGTAGAATTGTCTAAGGGAGTGAGTGTATAGAGTGTCTTGGAAAGCGTCTATGTAACATCGGTTTATGACTGAATGATCGGCTCCTACTCGGAGAGCGACTGCCTGGTGTTTTTCCGGTCCGGCTGTGTTTTGGATGCGTATGTCTTGTAGTATGAATCCATCTCCTACCGCAGCTGATTTCCATGGTTCACAAAAAATTGTGTCAGATATGTAAAATAAGGCAAATTCTCATTTCAGACAGTTTTTTTCGTCTGAAATTAAGACGGGCAAATACAACCGTTTCActataaaatgtaaatatttcctAACAAGGTCCTTCATAATGATTTGTGAGTAATTATTTGATTAATCTAACATAGTACTATTTATATATTATAGCTGATCACGATCAATAAATTGGGTGACAGTGATAGGGCATCACTGGTTGACGCTCAAATTAGgtgtcaccctctcacatgcattCTTAATTGAAGGGGTCCTcactcaccccatgtgagagggtggcgtcCAAATTGGTAACACCCGGTGACGCACTTTCATTTTCCTAAAAGAAACGATAACTTATGTAAACGAgtttttctaacctatgaccATTAAGCATAGGATaagaagcaaaaaaaaaatgtatttatTGTAAAAAAGAAAGTAAAATTGATTGGATATTGCAATTTCCATATTGTTGATAATAGTCACTTCTTATATGTGGCATCATATGAGAGCCACATATCACTACTATTCAAACAATAGAAATAAAGAGACGATCAACCGAcggttttatgatttttttttgggTGATTCACAAGTATCTCCTAGGACCCCATTGACAACAACGTTGTCTCTTTATTACACCGCTCTTTATTACACCATTATATAGGACTATTACAAAATGCATAGTACGAAAAATATGTAATCACACTAATATATGTAAAATCAACTCCTATTTTACAATATAACTCCACCGAAATTAACTAATAGTCTAATACATATGATAAAATCCACAAAAAGATATACAACCATTGACTATATTTTGATGGCAAAGTAGAGCTAATATGCCAAGTATCATATCTATAATTATATACCGACTATCCAGTATGGAGTATATAATAACTtaacaataatataataatatagaGAATGTAAAATCACAAATTCTTACTTGCATCGGTCATAACTTTAGGCCTTTTATAATCGTtttaaataatattaaaaaagaAAGGTGTTGTGAGACGTCACAAATTAAACTTAGGACCATATATTAGTAGTAGTTTCACTTGTGTATTTAGATTAATTAATATAGCAAACTAACTAAAACCCTAAAGCAAAATAGGTTATAAATTAGTAGGGAATAGAGAAATTACCCAGAGTAGCAGATTTAAAGGTAGTATTCCCATCAACAACATTTTGACTTCCAGTAATAATAGTCAAACCCATACCATCTCCAACCAACAtcacatttttcttcttttttccaaCCTCTACATTTTCCTCATACACCCCTTGTTTCACATATATTATGTACCTCTTATTGGCCCTATCGGGCGCTGCCGCCAACGCGTCCCCGACAGTCGTAAAATTCCCACTTCCGTCTTTTGCCACCACCAAATCCGCCTTATTCTTCACATTGCCTCCAGAAACACCTAGAAGTTTCCTATCACTCTTGCTTACCCAACTAGGGTAAAATccctttttcatcattttttttgctAAATTCTCCTTAACATTATTAGACTTAGTGGATGAAACTTTAGTGTGAATTGCCAATAATGCCCTTGACCTTAAAATTAAATCCTCAATTATAGACTCTATCCCTAATAATAAATGTGAATTATTATTATCTTCCATTTGGTCTAAACATGTAACATGATTAGTTAACACTCCACTTAACCATgttttaatatcattattaatatcatAATCATACATATAATTAGTAGCCAATGTCTTGATTGAATTTTCGAGACGGTCACGTGACAAGTCCATGAGCTCTAAGCAATCAACAACAGCTTGATTTCCTACAACATTACTACGTTTGGTTACGTACATGGCTTTGGTAATGTCTGAAGCATGTAATTCTAGTAACTTTGACAACATTTTTCGACTGTCATCGGAACCCCACGACGTCGTTTCAGCTTCATTGATGAAGGCTAAGCAAGAATTTGGATTATGGGATTTGTCACAAAGTGAGAGTGGATTATCATTATTGGGGTTTGAATAATTTGATTGGATTGTGACAAAGCCAAGGTAACCAAGTGAAATTAAGGTGGCTAGTGTAAGGAAAAAgaagatgattttgtttgttgtttttgtagTTTTGGTTGGACTATTGAGAAGGGTTTGGTGGTATGTACTTGGAGTTGCCATTTTTTGTAGGTGGTTTTGTGTTATTTACTAAATTTTAGAACAATTTATAGGCATTAGGAAAGAAGATAAGGTTGTTACTGGGCCAATTGTATCAACTCTGTATATGTCCTGAACAAAAGTTATCTATACTATTTTCTTTTGATTATATTATTCAATACTCCGTAGTTATTtatttccttgttctttattaGGGTGTCACTAGAGCGGGCGAGTGGGGAAGAAAGGTATCTCATGCATTGACTTATATCAGTATCCGCTAATTTAAAGGCTCTGTTATTTTTAGCTGATAGAAGTTAAATAAAGTGGAGTTGAACTAAAAGTTAATTTGTAAATAGAAGGGATAAATTAAGCTGAATTAAACTGAATATATAGAAATaagataaattaaaataatttaaaattaaaCTAGAAAGAACATGTCGAAATGCTTAAATGCTTACTCGTTTTATACGGGTGAGTATTACAAGTGGTCAAGTGGAAGTGAAAAGTATCCCCCAAAATTAAAGGCATTTTGTTACGTAATGGAGTATACGGAGTTATTGTACGAAGTGGCCCAATAAATAGGAAGGAGACTACTACTTTATTCTTGGGTCTCATTCTGTCCGAATGTCGAGTGTCTTTAAGCTTGATATTTTGTCAATTAATACTCTCTTCTACAAACTTAAACTTTTACATAGTTTTTGAGACGTTACTTTAAACATAAATCTCACTATCTATATACTCCCCAGGTCTCGGttatttattgtccttttttcattttggggtgtcagtcatttgttgtcctttctattttaagaatgaatttgatgagtaatttgatcattcacactcaatttattccacttgtcatttagtaattggccacctcccctttccttggtctttgtgccaaaaccaaaggacaacaaatgaccgggacggagggagtacttggTATTACGAAGTAgtgatttttgtttaaaaaattatTTGATGGACGAATTTTTTGTAACAAATGTAATAACTAAGGTGATGTGTTTGATATCTATGGATGAAATCAACCGTTAATAGGTAATGAAATAGGATTCGAGAGGGAAAAAGATTAATTAAAAGATATTCTTGATTGTTATAATGGGTTCATTTCATCATATATTTGGGCATTTGGCCTACAGACAAGTGGGTTAGCGGGTTTGGGACGAGTTAGTGGGTCTGAACTTTGTATTTTTCTTAAAATACCTTGTTCGTACTCACTTATTTTGTGGTCGAGATGGACCAGGTTTAACGGGCGGGATAACCCATGAAGAGCTCTAATTTAAACGTCAACTTCTATGAACTGATGTTTAAAATTTTCGGGGCCCAATAATATGTCTAACTAAGTAATAACAAAATTTTATTTACGTTATCAAATAAAAACAAGCCGTCTATGGAAATGAAAGGCGTCAGTAATAATATTGTTACTTACTTTAGGGTGCGATgacttaaataaatttttttatgtACGAGTTTAATGGAGTATAAAACTAATTTGTATTCATAAAATTACATTTTTAGATGATACAcggtttgagttttttttttttttttcccttttacgTAATCATGatgaattaattattattttcatTCACTTAGAAATTTTTGGAGACTTGTGCAAAACTGCAAATATAGTGGAAAAAATTTACATTTTTACATCATTACTAACAAGGCGAACAATAATaacacaataacaataataactaaAATCATAAATGATATAATAAATCATCTCCTTGTCATCATTTAACCAAATATCAGCTACATTTTCAAGCTTTCAACTAGTCTCCcaaataattttaataaaaaatagATAACTTTTTCGTGTTTTAATTTTCTTTTATCGTTTTAGATTTTGATTATCTTTTCAGGATTCAGCTAGTCTTGCTAAACATATTCTTAATTTAATACTCATTTTCACAATTTAATTAATGGGGGGTGCtagggcgacaccgggtgttactgAGTTCGGTAACACGCAATTTAAAATAGAATATAAAAATCAGAAATGATAATTGATGTTTTTAAGTTTGCGCCAACTTAAAAGGGTATGATGGTAATTTGTAATTACACAAATACTCCTAATAAAGTATAACAAATTAAATCATCAACTTTCCAGAATtcaaatcaatatatatataaaaaagaggcttttttcaggcaattctagagactccaactatttaaaaacacgatttttatttttaataataaactcagctgaagataattatttttaataagagATATAATAAAAAAACTCAGCTGaagataattatttttaataagagatataataaattacaaaaaagattgagttttatttttgaaTCCTACATAAGCTAAATCTCCAAAGAATCATACATATATAAACCATATtcccggaaggttggaaaggcgAAAATGGTTCGAATTTATATTCGGTAGGCTTCACTAAACGAGGCCTGCTAGGTGTATCAGTAGATGCTATGAAGGTAGCGGAAGACATTGAGCGCGATTGGAATAGCAAAGCAAAGCCATTGATGAATCATAAATCAATGATCTAGGAAATTAAATTTTGTGATGGTGACGAAGATTTTTTAGGTGGGATTTTCATTAGGACTGTTGATTAACATGATCGAGCTTGGAAATCAATTTGACCAACACCACTACCAACAACCACCCAATTCAATTCTCTATCTTCAATTCCGAACTCGGAATTAAAACCCGGGTTCACTTCACCAACATTAGCATAAAAACGGGTCCACATCAACTCGATTCGCCGCTGCTCCTTCAATTGAAGACCTCCGTTCAATTCGACAACCAGCAGCAGCAGCTCCACCGATTCGCCCTCCTCTGTCCACCGCAGCAACAATCAGTAGCAGTCTGCCACCGTACGACCGCCATAAATTCGAACCATTATCGCCTGACCTCCATTTCTCCTGTGCTCCGTTCTACAACCACCATGTCTCGATTCATCTCCATCAAATCGCCAGTTCGACCGCCAGCACCACCACTCCATCATTCACCATCGATTCCGAGCAGTTGAACCGTGACCTGCAACCAATCTGACCACCAAGGTCGACAAATTCAACCGTAAACCCGAGTCCACCACTTTGACAGATGTAGAATTTTTTAATTAAGGGATGAAATAACATGTTTATTCTTGACCGAATCCGGGGATTTAGAAAAATCAAAGTCGAACAATATCAAAATCATTCATACGAATGTCTTCAAATGCGAAATCGATGATTAACACCAGATTAATGGCGGAAATTACGCCAGAAAATTAAATAAGATATTTTGCGGCAAATTCGAATTGAGAAGTTATTGAGTTTGAAGTGATCACGTTCTAGAAGATGCTGCAATCATCTTTGATTCTGTTTTGTATGTTACAAGTAGTAGTAAGGTCTTATAAGAAGTATACTTCCAAAGGCCTACATTAGCTGTTTGATTTACTCTTCGCCACCTGCACGCTGAGTATGTGCATGCAATGCAATTCTTTGGCTTTTCACCGCCTTAACCGATTCTTTTCATGCAATTTTAGAGACTCCACCTTtttaaaacacgatttttatttttaataataaactcagttgaaaataattatttttgagtTAATAAAATAAGAGATATAGTAAATTACAAAAAAGattgagttttatttttgaaTCCTACGTAAGATAAAGTTATTTGTAGACTATCACAAAGTTATGGGTGGGCTTATACGGGTCAGACTAAATATGGGTGGGCTTATACGGGTCAGAATAATGTCAAAATATAGATTGGTATGGTATATTTTATTTGTCAAAAGCAATcatattcaataataataatattataattaatattacttaCCATACTTATAGTGAAgaatttataaaaattatattaatttaataaaatatataaacttgatttttcaataatttttgtaatttaaaataataatttctAATTATTCTTCAAATATAACATATAACAATTAATATTGAGTTAGTCAGGCCTGTATTTAACtcattaattatttattctacgaaGAAAAACTTACATTTTTCAGATGCAAAAAAAACTACATTTGTACAAACTCACTTACAAACAGAACACTATTTAGTTACTCGTGCATAGCGATTATAACTTTTATATacacaaatcataaaaaaaaaaggttaatttATTTGTATATACTCATATTCTAAAAAGAAAAAATTTTAATGTATTTGTATATACTCACATTCTCACGAGAAAACTAATGTTAAGAAAGTAAACATAACTTCTCAATTGCGAAAATACAATTAGAGAAATCAATATTATAACCCGTACAAcgtacgggcacaaaatctagtaagATATGAATGTCACTTTAGTGGTTCTCCAATAATCAAATTCATTTGATCATCATGAGCACATGATGGTAATTAATAGTTTTCATATAGTGAAATTTCTCTATTACATACGGAGTACTTGTGGGACGAAAAGACACATAACACTATTATTGGATGTAGTAAAGAAAAAAGGTTGCATGTATAACTCATAAACTCAAGGATCGCCATTCAAATTATTAATACAATGACTATGAGGCAAATGTTGATGATGAACTTCGTTGATTGAGTGATAAGAGCAAATTGAGGAGATGTATAATTAGTGGTAAATCAAAACCTCTATTTTTTTTTCTATCTAAAATAATGAATTATCAAAATTAGCCTTCTattttactccctccgtcccggtcaattgtcgtcctttggttttgacacaaagaccaagaaaagaggagatgaccaataactaaatgacaagtgggacaaattgaatgagaatgatcaaattactcatcaagttcattcttaaaatagaaaggacaacaaatgaccgagacaccccaaaatggaaaatgacaacaaatgaccgggacagagggagtaactaATTTGAATTTCAAAAAGTTGTTGAGAGAAATAAGGTGTAGGAGAAATTTACTAAAATACCATCGGTGTTACCGACTATCAGTAACACCGGGTGTCACTATATCATTTTCCTTAAtttatactccctctatttttttat from Silene latifolia isolate original U9 population chromosome 3, ASM4854445v1, whole genome shotgun sequence harbors:
- the LOC141646909 gene encoding pectinesterase-like, with amino-acid sequence MATPSTYHQTLLNSPTKTTKTTNKIIFFFLTLATLISLGYLGFVTIQSNYSNPNNDNPLSLCDKSHNPNSCLAFINEAETTSWGSDDSRKMLSKLLELHASDITKAMYVTKRSNVVGNQAVVDCLELMDLSRDRLENSIKTLATNYMYDYDINNDIKTWLSGVLTNHVTCLDQMEDNNNSHLLLGIESIIEDLILRSRALLAIHTKVSSTKSNNVKENLAKKMMKKGFYPSWVSKSDRKLLGVSGGNVKNKADLVVAKDGSGNFTTVGDALAAAPDRANKRYIIYVKQGVYEENVEVGKKKKNVMLVGDGMGLTIITGSQNVVDGNTTFKSATLAAVGDGFILQDIRIQNTAGPEKHQAVALRVGADHSVINRCYIDAFQDTLYTHSLRQFYTDSSITGTVDFIFGNAAVVFQNCQLIARKPMTSQKNMVTAQGRTDPNQNTGTSIQYCDIVPSEDLTPVATQFPTFLGRPWKEYSRTVVLQSNIRGHVDPTGWFPWDGDFALSSLYYGEYMNYGPGSDTSKRVNWTGYHVITDPIEAKQFTVGEFIQGQEWLDATGVNFDDGL